In Deltaproteobacteria bacterium CG2_30_66_27, a single genomic region encodes these proteins:
- a CDS encoding ATP-binding protein, whose product MREATGPLPIAWAKKEIALLPGMANRHGLIAGATGTGKTVTLRVLAERFSAIGVPVFLADVKGDLSGIPRVGGENPKVVERVAKLGLAPFAYEGYPVTFWDLFGEQGHPVRATVSEMGPLLLGRILNLNDIQGGVLSLIFRIADDNGLLLLDLKDLREMARFVGDNAGQFRTEYGNISAASVGAIQRGLLTLEEQGGDRFFGEPALDLQDLLQTDPSGKGMINILAASRLMASPALYATFLLYLLSELFERLPEVGDPEKPSLVFFFDEAHLLFADVPKPLEQKIEQVVRLIRSKGVGIYFVTQNPLDLPETVLGQLGNRVQHALRAFTPGDQRAVKAAADTFRTNPKLDVVKAITELGVGEALVSVLDPKGAPTVVERAFILPPRSRLTPLSPEERAQVIRESVLHGHYERIVDRESAYEKLKEKAARRQAEEEAVGTAPQSGGAGRRGAEPRSETGVLLGAMVKSAAHAIGGQLGRQIIRGVLGSILGGRRR is encoded by the coding sequence ATGCGCGAAGCGACGGGACCGCTGCCGATTGCCTGGGCGAAGAAGGAGATCGCACTGCTGCCCGGGATGGCGAACCGGCACGGGCTGATCGCCGGCGCCACGGGCACGGGGAAGACCGTCACGCTGCGGGTGCTGGCCGAGCGGTTCAGCGCCATCGGCGTCCCGGTCTTCCTGGCCGACGTGAAAGGGGACCTCTCCGGAATCCCAAGGGTCGGGGGAGAGAACCCCAAGGTGGTCGAGCGGGTGGCGAAGCTGGGACTGGCCCCGTTCGCGTACGAGGGATACCCCGTCACCTTCTGGGACCTCTTCGGGGAGCAGGGGCATCCCGTCCGTGCGACCGTCTCGGAGATGGGTCCCCTCCTGCTCGGCAGGATCCTGAACCTCAACGACATCCAGGGCGGCGTGCTCAGCCTGATCTTCCGGATCGCCGACGACAACGGCCTCCTGTTGCTGGACCTCAAGGACCTGCGGGAGATGGCGCGGTTCGTCGGTGACAACGCCGGACAGTTCCGGACGGAGTACGGGAACATCTCCGCGGCGAGCGTCGGAGCGATCCAGCGTGGGCTCCTGACGCTCGAGGAGCAGGGCGGGGACCGCTTCTTCGGGGAGCCTGCGCTCGACCTCCAGGATCTCCTGCAGACCGATCCCTCCGGCAAGGGGATGATCAATATCCTGGCCGCCTCCCGGCTGATGGCGTCGCCCGCGCTCTACGCCACGTTCCTGCTCTATCTCCTGTCGGAGCTCTTCGAGCGGCTCCCCGAGGTGGGAGACCCGGAGAAACCGTCCCTCGTCTTCTTCTTCGACGAGGCCCACCTTCTCTTCGCGGACGTGCCGAAACCGCTCGAGCAGAAGATCGAGCAGGTGGTCCGGCTCATCCGCTCCAAGGGCGTGGGCATCTATTTCGTCACCCAGAATCCGCTCGACCTGCCCGAGACGGTGCTGGGCCAGCTGGGGAACCGCGTGCAGCACGCCCTGCGGGCGTTCACCCCCGGCGACCAGAGGGCGGTCAAGGCGGCCGCGGACACGTTCCGTACGAACCCGAAGCTGGACGTCGTCAAGGCGATCACCGAGCTCGGCGTGGGGGAGGCGCTCGTGTCGGTCCTGGATCCGAAAGGGGCGCCCACCGTCGTGGAGCGCGCCTTCATCCTACCGCCCCGGAGCCGGCTTACCCCCCTCTCCCCGGAGGAGCGGGCGCAGGTCATCCGGGAATCGGTCCTCCACGGACACTACGAGCGCATCGTCGACCGGGAGTCCGCCTACGAGAAGCTGAAGGAGAAGGCGGCACGGCGCCAGGCGGAGGAAGAGGCCGTCGGCACGGCTCCGCAAAGCGGCGGGGCGGGACGGCGCGGCGCGGAACCGCGATCCGAAACGGGCGTCCTGCTCGGCGCGATGGTCAAGAGCGCGGCGCACGCCATCGGCGGCCAGCTTGGCCGGCAGATCATCCGGGGCGTCCTCGGGTCCATCCTCGGCGGGCGAAGGCGGTAA
- a CDS encoding lipid hydroperoxide peroxidase — protein MQERKGVITFKGNPMTLLGPEIKAGDRAPDFRVVDTGLAPVTLADFKGKVKIISAVPSLDTPTCDTETRRFNQEAAKLPGNVVVLTVSLDLPFAQKRWCAAAGIDKVKTLSDYQDRSFAFAYGVLIKELKLLSRSIFVVDGSDTVRYVQNVKEVSQEPDYDAALAAARDLR, from the coding sequence ATGCAGGAGCGCAAGGGAGTGATCACGTTCAAGGGGAACCCGATGACCCTCCTCGGGCCGGAGATCAAGGCGGGGGACAGGGCCCCCGACTTCCGCGTCGTGGACACGGGGCTGGCGCCGGTGACGCTCGCGGATTTCAAGGGGAAGGTCAAGATCATCAGCGCCGTCCCGTCCCTCGACACGCCGACGTGCGACACGGAGACGCGGCGGTTCAACCAGGAGGCGGCGAAGCTCCCGGGGAACGTCGTCGTCCTCACGGTCAGCCTCGACCTCCCGTTCGCCCAGAAGCGATGGTGCGCGGCGGCCGGGATCGACAAGGTGAAGACCCTCTCCGACTACCAGGACCGCTCCTTCGCCTTCGCCTACGGGGTGCTCATCAAGGAGCTGAAGCTCCTGTCCCGGTCGATCTTCGTCGTCGACGGAAGCGACACGGTGCGGTACGTCCAGAACGTGAAGGAGGTGTCCCAGGAGCCGGACTACGACGCGGCCCTTGCGGCGGCGCGGGATCTCCGGTAG